The DNA sequence cGATCAcctaccttggactcccaaagtgctaggattacaggtgtgagccaccacacccggccaggttCTCGCATTTTAAGCTCCTTCTTTAGAATTGTATTGGCTGTTCTTGGACTCTCATTTTtccatgtacattttagaatcagcatAGTATGTATCATGAAAAAaattgttgggattttgataggagtCACATTAAATGTATAAATCAGTTTCCAAATTGTAATGTCAAGTCTTGATCCACGGACATGATAGGTCTCTGCATTTGCTGTTGTTACTATCTTTCagtaaagtttttaaatgttttccatattttgttagatttattctttggcattttatattcctttttttgttttgttttcatttagagagagagagagagatggggtcttactctgttgcctaggctagagtgcagcttcaaactctggcctcaaatgatcctcctgtcttagcctttCCCAAGTAGTGgtgactacaagcacatgccccCATACCCTGCTCTTTGGCACTTTATAGTCTTATAAGTATTATAATAATGCTTATACTTTCTTGTAATGATGTCTTCCTTAAAATtacattatctatttttttgtcaCATATAACTTGTAATTGATTCTGCATATTTATCCAACAACTTGCTGAGCTCTCTTATTCCTTATAATCATTTGACTGACTCTATGTGtttttgagtttcatttttatCATCATGTATcacctgaaaaaatatatatgatttttgtttcttcctttacaATCCTCATATTTATTAGTTCTATTAATATTAATGATCTTTTTGCAAAGGCTGGGACCTTTGGTCAGTTTTTAATTGAAACAAAGTTAGTCTCCAGGGCCACTACTACATCATATAAAGCCTCTGTGCAAATGGGAAAAAGATACTTCTATCTGGTATGAAATTGTCatacatatttcaaatatataatgtcTCTGATGTAAATGGTGCTTCCTGGGATTGTGTAGTGCACACAGAGTGGTCCTGCAGGTATTCttgcattattctttttttaaagagatgatttGAACATATTACCATTGAGCACAGTATTTTCTGTAAGTTTATTAGGTTAaaaatttcctttctattttgactttgttaaaaagtaattatcataaatgaatgtaaaatttCAGTAGTGCTTTTTGTGCATTGATATCAtcatgtgattcttttttttttttttttttttttttttttgagacagagtctcgctctgtcgcccaggctagagtgcagtggccagatctcagctcactgcaagctccgcctcccgggttcacgccattctcctgcctcagcctcccgagtagctgggactacaggcgccgccacctcgcccggctagttttttgtatttttagtagagacggggtttcaccgtgttagccaggatggtcttgatctcctgacctcgtgatccgcccgtctcggcctcccaaatgctgggattacaggcttgagccaccgcgcccggcccatgtgattcttctctctctgtcttttttgttttgttttttgagactgagttttgctcttgtcacccaggttggagtgcaatggcgtgatctcggctcactgcaacctccgcctcccaggttcaagcgattctcctgcctcagcctcctgagtagctgggattataggtgcacgccaccatgcccagctaattatggaattttagtagagacagggtttcaccgtgttggccaggctggtctcaaactcctgacctcaggtgatccacctacctcggcctcccaaagtgctgggattacaggtgtgagccactgtgcccagcatcattcttctctttaaaaaatgattaatgtGGTAAATTACATTAATAGATTTTCTGACATTTAATTTAATATTCCTGAAAGGAATATTTCATATTCCTGACATTTAATTCTATATTCCTGAAAGACATTACATTAGTTGTTATGCAATGTCTTTTTATACATGCTGgatttgtatttataaaactCTGATAACAATGTTTATGACCACGTTCATGAGTGAGTATGGgatcataatttttctttcacatatttttctcTGCTGACTTTGGTATGCTGTATATTAGCTTCCCAAAATGAGCTGGGAaatatctcattttgtttattttctgtaagaGTTTATATATGTTTGGAATTATATGTGACCTGAAAGTTTAGAAGGACTCACCTAGAAAACTATCTGGACTTGGTTTATTCCTTCAGGAAAGATTTTAAATGACTGGTTTAATTTCTTTAGTGGTTCTAGATCTGTTTAGatttttctatgtcttcttgCATCAGTTGtggaaatttatatttgtattggATACATATTTGTGTGCCTTCTCAGATTGCCCTCACTGCCTCCTATCTGTCTCTTTGTCTGCACCAACAGCAACACACCACCCTTAACTTACAGGCACAGAAGGTAAGCAGGGCCTGACCTCAGGTCTGCTTTCTGAAGAGACCTGGCTATGACAATTAGTATCAGATGTAGTTTTAGGTAACAAACACTTGGAAATGGAACACTGACATTGGatttttcactcttttaaaataatatgaaccTATTGCTGAAAATAAGTAGGTTGATAATAACTTCTGGCAGGCAGTGGCTTTGCAATTTCTTAAGCTTTTAGCTCTGGTTAATTTAGATGAGGGGCAGGTGGACAGcaagacaatgaaagaaaaagtggcAGGGTTATATGAGAACAATGTTAATTATAAAGATTGCAGAGTACAATGACTCTTCTGACAGCACTGAAGACCTTACTCAAAGAAAATGATAGGTTCATGGCAATCTAATTCTAACTTAACAAATTCTCCGAATGCTTGACAACTCCCATGGCAACTTTAAAGGAGTCTCTTATTTCCAGCAACTGTGGGGCAGACCAATCTGAAAATTAGGCTCAGGATCTGATTATTTACAGGCCTTTGAAGAGCTTCATAGGAGAAGAGTGGATTTTGGACATTCTGCGTCAAAGTCAGGGCTCTTATGAGAAAAGGGTGGAACCGTGAGACCTGGGATAGAAACATTTGGGTGGATAAATCTAAAACTTGTGAACCTCCAAATACTCTGAGCCCTCCTTAATTGGTAGAAGCAGACCTTTCCCCCTTGCCAGAGTAGACTAACTTCTCCCTGCCTGGAAACAGAGTAACTGTTTCACTTGAAACATACGCTTTACAAGATGACATTTGTTCTGCTCACAGCTCTCCCTCAACACCCCTTATTGCCTCAAGGCCAATAATTAAAGTCAGATGTAAGAACATCTTGTGTTAACTAGGCACCAACCAGGAGACAAAAACTATACCAGttattttaataaacagaatTGAATATAAAGAACTGTTAGCCAGGTACTGGAAAACGAGgcaggcaaaaaggaaaaacaaggcaGGTAAAAAGGGAATCAAGGAGGTGGCAATTGTGGGAAGCAGCTAGCACTTCTATGTCAGGGAAGCAAAGGGAACAggtgaaaattattaaaacttgTAAATTTGGAGGAGGGGCTTTGTGGACCTGAAACTCAGATGTCTGTGGAGGGGACGCTGCTCTGCATGCAGTGCAGTTCCTGAGCTCAGAAAAGGGGTCCTATGGGAATGGGATCCAGACCTCTGAGTGAACACTGTTTGGCTGGTGCTGGGGTCTCAGCAGGGAATGAAGTGTGCTAAGGTTCATTCTATGAATGGTGGAAAAACTGCAAACTATAATCAAATGTTGCTACTACAGTCAACTACTGCTGCCAGGGTTAATGTTAGGATTAGGATTAGGAATAGGAATATAAGAGGacaggaacaggaaacaaaaacaaaggataggaagcaatagaaagaaacaagtccccttttctttctccagcCTCCTAGTCTACACCATCCATTGACAGATACTGGCAGGGTTTCAGCTGGCAAAGGAGAGATTGGTTTGCAGAATCCCAACTGCAGCAGAGTATAGTATAGTGGGCTTGAAGCTGAGAGGCAATAGCTTCACAGCTGACATACAGTCTTGGCAGGGAAGTGTAAGGTGTGCAGGAGTTTACTAATATGTACCGTCAGAATCCAGAATCTAGTGCATCCTGCAACTGTTTGTCCAGAAGAATTTAGAGTTGAATGGGATTTGCTTCATTGGCATGGGTATACTTATGACTCAAAATTTAAGTTTTCACAAAACAACTGGAGCTAGTCCTAATAGTTTGCTGGAGTGGCTCCTTGAAGCCTGATCCTGATGATGGTGTACAGAATATGAAGTGGAGACACCGGAACTTCCTCCCACAGTATTGAAGAAAAGGTAGCTCAGAGAAGCAAGAATACTAAAATGGATTTATCGTATCTGGCCTGAGAACCCACTATCTGAGTATGTTATGGGAGGACACAGAATATTCTCCTTTTACTAACACAGCAACAGATGCACTAGTGAAGAGAAGCAGGCATCATTGCACACATTGGTGGTGGACATCCCCTGTAAGCCGGGTTGAAGATGAAAGATGCTGCCAATGacatgggctccctaatatcaatAGGCAACATGAGATCCCTAGAATGGCAGAACTCAGGTTGGAAGCACCTAAACATTAGAGGCAAGGGGGACATAATTACCACCACAAACAGCAAGGCCATGGTGCCAACCAGGGTGCCTTGACTCTTAACCTTCAGAGATCTATTGTGGTGGCTAAGAAATTAAAGTGTTCCTAGGGACAAGAGACATTAATAATCAATTAGCATGTATATGTAATCAGGCGGTAAAGGCTGACATCAGCAACCACAATGGAAAAGCAGGCTCTTCATCCAGTTCCCAGATCTAAGGCATTCATAAACCCAGTGTCCATTGATTGAACACGAGGACTCTACAATACCACTACATACACATGCAGTAAACTTTCTTTAATCCTTTACCAGAGAGACCTAGAGCCATTCATCAGATAAGTACACACTAGTATAGGACATATCCAAACTTTTCAAACATTGTTAGATATGAGGTCTGAGCTAATACACCAGGAAAACCTAAATCTGCCATGATTCTTTGGTTAGAATGGGACTTCCATCGGACAAATGATAAATGGAGACTCTTAGGCTTGAGTCTTTTATACTCTGGGACTGTTTTTCAAGTTCTTTattgtataaatggaataaacATTCTAAGCACCTGGCAGAACCTTCCTGTGGCTTTGAAACTTTTGTAACAGCTCATTACATTTATAGGCCTGTGCATTTTACTGTCTCTCTGTCATGATCTTGATGGTAAATGTATACTGTGATGTGAGACCATGAAAGCAGTAAGTCAGCTGGCCACAGACAGGTACattgagatttaaaaaactgctgggcatggtggcacttgcctatagttccagttaggaggctgagatgggaggatcacttgaacccaagagtttgagtctagcctggacaacatagcaagactctatctcttaaaaaaataaaaataggccaggcacggttgctcacgccggtaatcccagcactttgggaggctgagacgggcagatcacgaggtcaggagatcgagatcatcctggctaacatggtgaaaccccgtctctactaaaaatacaaaaaaattagctgggtgtggtggtgggcacctgtagtcccagttactcgggaggctgaggcaggagaatcgctggaacccagaggtgcaggttacagtgagctgagatcacgccactgcactccaggctgggtgacaaagtgagactccatctcaagtaaataaataaattaataaattaattaattaattaatataaaaggaggccagtatggtggctcatacttgtaatcccagcactttgagaggccaaagtgagaggatcacttgagaccagaagtttgagaccaacccaggtcacacagtgaaaccccatccctacaaaataattttaaaagctattaactaggcatggtggtaagtgcctgtagtcccagctactgggggaggctgagacaggagcatcacttgagcccaggagttcagggctgcagtgagcaatgatcataccactgcactccagcctgggtgacagagcaagaccctgtctctaaaaaaaaaaaaaaaaaaaaaagaaggagatggTGAATGAAAACATCTAAAGGGGCAATTACAAGTTTGTTGGGTGGGAAAGAACAAAGATACTGAGACAGAGGGTATAGTGTGGACCAAGGCACAGAGGTATGAAAACTCATGGGTATTCTGTGAAGAATAAGAGCTAGCATTCTTTacagttcatcttttttttttttttttttttttttttgaaacagcctcacactgttgcccagagtggcacaatcagggttcattgcagcctcacctcctgggttcaggtgatcctcccacctcagccacttgagtagttgggactacagatgtgcaccaccacgcctggctacttttctttctttttatagagacatggtcttgctatgttgcccaggttagtcttgaactcctggactcaagtgatcctcctgcctcagcttcctaagatgctgggattacaggcataagccaccacacctggcctgaacaTCTCCACAAGTAATGTTTTCCACGTAGAGCACTTCGTCATAGAATATGTCTCTCAATACAATGCTTTCCCACCAATATATATATTGGAAAAATATGTATGTCCCCTAAACATAACAAATTCTTTAACAAAGTGATGAGGAGAGTCAATGGACAAAGTCTTTAGGTTTATTCCACATACAATTGGTAGCAAATCAGAGTTCACAGAAGACAGTCGGAAAGCCTCTGAATGCTAACTAAGGGGACGTGCAGCATGTTATACAGACAAAACAACATTATATTAACTGCTGAATGATCAGGAAGTTCTGTTTTAAATAtcttatatccttattttattacaattaaataaataaatacaaaatattttgtttaaatttttacacCCTAacgtgatttttttcttatatacagGCATTTTACTATGTTTTATGTTTCAAGAAGTTGGTTGAAAATTTTGGGTTGAGACATAATACATTAACATTTTTCCCACTTAAAATAATGGGAATGAGGCACCTGGTTAATGTTTTCTTGCCAAGGATGTTACATGGACAATGCCTGTATTTCTGTATGTCAGGAGTTAGAGGGGGCAGAGGTCGAGCTCGAATGACCTGTGAAGGAGCCTGGACTTCAGATGGTAGTGAGTCAGAGGTTTTTATGCACAGCAGTGACACGtggacatgtgtgtgtgttgtcaaCAGGCTTGACACGACAAGTTCGAATCAAGTTTTATTTGTTAGTTGTAAACAGCACTGATTGCTTTTAACTTCTCTGGGACCTGGCAGATTGGTGAGGGCTCATTATTGGGGATTTAGATGTGATATTCCAGTCTTAAGTCCTTATTAACTATATTAGACCCTGATAAGGGTCCTTACAGTAGTTAAGCCTTACAACTCATTCCTGataaggaagaagggaaaggagcTTTTTTGAGAGAATATAAGTGTACAAGGGAAAGGATTTAGTCTGTTTTATTCACTATTGAATTCTAGCCCCTAGAATAGTCCTGGAGCATTCTGGAACTCAGTATCTGCCTCATTGAATCAAGTTGAGATTCAGTCTTTTTGCAAGTTGAGTTTCCTGTTTCCTGTCTCCTGTCTTTTTCTAGAGCTGTCAGCACCGTGCTGTGCTCATCCATCTTCCTCCCTCACTGGCTCTGCTCCTGATCCTAGGGCTTGGTGCATGCACAGGTTGGGGACCTGGTCCACGGTCTTGACCGCCATGCCTGGGCGTGTGCTGGAAGGAAAACTGTCTTCTTCCTCGGAAGGAGTTCCATTCTCCTGTGTGGGAATCTGTGTCTGACTGCTCTGGCCCTTCTCCCATGCCCAGAAAGAGCAGGAGCAATTGCTTCACACAGCAGTGGAGCCCAACACTGCTGCAATCCATACAGATAAAGCCCAGGCTAGGAGTACTGGCCTCTAAGGACCTCCAGCACAGGCCCACAGCTGCATCCCACACCCAGCAGAGAGCCCATGACCAACAcagatttgttgaatgaaagaaagagagaatggatGATACAGCTGAATATTGTTACTGGGTCTCTCCTTTGGGTCtatatcagttttaaaatattttaaagagcatAATTTCTGGATCCTTGAGAAGTTTTCTCGAACGGAAGAATCTCTAGTGATGCTGACAGTTGTAAGCAGGCAGATTGGAGTGTCGTGAGGCCTGGTGCTGCCCTGCCCCCGGGAATACGGAACTCAGTCTTTCTAATGGGACTGCCCTACCAGTGTCTCTCTGTTCCTTTTGTTACGGTGCAGGGTCAGGTGGGGTAAGAACCCCTGCAGGTCTTGGCAGAGAGGGTTTCTGGCTTCCTCTTTATACTGGCAATGAGGTTGATCTGCCAAATTCTTCTCACAGGCTGGGCAGGAACCTAGTTACAGGTTCCCACACTGCCCTTCTTCCAGGGGAAGCCTTACAACTCATTTTAATTCTACAATCAGTCTTGGAaagcacattcattcatttattccccaCCATTTACCCTGCACCATCCCAGGTTCTGGGTATACTGTAGAGAGAAAACCAGGTTCATCTCCTGCCTGTGTCCCTGCTCCCCACATCTCCACTAAGTCCTGCTAGATCACTTCCACCTCTGGTGTGCCTTGCAACCCTGAGACTGCTCCGGGGAAATGGGGATGCCCAGCCACACGTGCTCAGACCCTCCCTCCAAACTGGGCGTGTACTCAACGAACTGGGCTAACTTCCACTGCTAAGACAGAGGCCAGCAGCAAATTGAAcagttgtctatttttgttttattggaacacaacataacatgaaataaatattaatttaccaAATTCATAACCATTTCATAAATACTATTAAGTTAACAGACATTTTACAGAATGTtaagttaaataagaaaaaagtatatcAATTTTGCCTGGAGGAAAATACTTCAATGATTCTGATatctgaaacatattttaaatattttatgttttctggcAAAGTGTCAGTATGCCTGAAATATTTGCTTTCCCTCTGAAGTTTAATTACATTGAAAATTAAGGCCTGACCCTTTGTTGGCCCTCATTCTCATTGCAGTAAAATGTCCTTCTCCTCCAAAATCTTTAGCTGCAACAAACCAGTTTAGTCTCAACTTTCTATTATCCACTCGGTGTTCATTACACCAAGAAACTCTTGCAGGTAGTCTAGGAATTGGTTTACTCTCCGTCTTTCTTCTCCACACTTTTTCTgcgaaaaaagaaaaatgacaatagATATTATAGGAAACTGCCAATTCCATAGAAATAGGCACAGCCAGACAAACACAGTTTCCATTGAATGTGTGTAACTTACTTTTTGGCCGtcaatgtatttctttattaaagaCAAGTTTTTGAATAGTCTTTCCACAGCACCCCCTTGCACAGTTTGACTCTCCAGTGTGCCTATTCCCTGAAAGATTTCTTCAGTGCACAGTTGGTGCTAAatcaggaaaattttaaaaatacaaataattaaaacaatgtataaaaatttgGTCCATTGTCCATTctgcaatgtatacatatttcaaaacatcatattgtacgcaataaatatatataaattgtaattcatccattaaaaataattattaaaacaattttggtCCACAAAGTTAGGCTTTGTTTTGTGATATTTACATGAGTTCCCTTCTccaaagagttttttgtttgttttctaggcAACAAACCACCACATATTgagataaaattttcaaaaagtagaTGAAGCTTATAAGATTACTGAGGAGTTTTATAAACGATATAACTTAATTATGtaacttgaaaaaaatgttttggaagtgTAATACATTATACATTAAACTCACATCAATGTGTTTCTACAGTTCTAGTTGGTAGTTTCATTCTATTTAgactaataaaattatatattttacattttaatatgacCAGGACATTTTCAAATACATACAATACCATCATATAGTCATAATTATTTAAGTAGTGCAGAAATTATTAATATAGgacatttgttatatattttaatgtctaCTGATCATGGttctaaaaatataattctgagTTGCTAATACTTTCAGAAAGACATTAGAGTGAGAAAGACCCTAGTCAGAACCGCACGGAGACTAGAAGGCACCTCTCACTCAGTGCAGAATCCTTCTGGAAAGAATCCCTGACATGATGCTCTTTGGGAGGCAAACTAATAACATCACCAAAGAGCCTAATCCACTTGTTTAAAGGATTCTACTTGATAGAAAGTCATTCCTCATATTTATAAGTACAGACATTCACAACCACCCGTATGAAAACATAGTATAGAAAATTAAATAGTTCCAATGATAACTAATGATTTACAGCTTAAAATAGGAAATTTCCTTATTCATGCCATCATTTTATTGAATCATAATTTAAC is a window from the Rhinopithecus roxellana isolate Shanxi Qingling chromosome 3, ASM756505v1, whole genome shotgun sequence genome containing:
- the IL5 gene encoding interleukin-5 codes for the protein MLLHLSLLALGAAYMYAIPTEIPTSALVKETLALLSTHRTLLIGNETLRIPVPVHKHHQLCTEEIFQGIGTLESQTVQGGAVERLFKNLSLIKKYIDGQKKKCGEERRRVNQFLDYLQEFLGVMNTEWIIES